The following coding sequences lie in one Kribbella sp. NBC_00709 genomic window:
- a CDS encoding ABC transporter permease: MRYLLRRLGFFVLTLWAAMTLNFFIPRLMPGSPEEALRERLSKGGSVVTADQLRTVLAEFGFEPDKNIVLQYIEYLKAMVTGHWGVSIGSSLGVPVTTLISDALPWTLGLVGIATVLAFAIGTLIGTVAGWRRGGLIDGILPPVFIVTSALPYFWVALLFISLFAIGDHPILPNDFNYDQGLTPGFNGEFILSVLKHGILPAGTILITAVGGWILTMRNNMVTTLAEDYVRMARAKGIPGRRIMFGYAGRNAFLPNLSGFAMSLGFVISGTILVEYVFNYPGLGYMFYNATVSTDYPLLQALFLLVTLAVLICVLLCDFAVFLLDPRARTKG, from the coding sequence GTGAGGTACCTGCTAAGACGTCTGGGGTTCTTCGTGCTCACGCTCTGGGCCGCGATGACCCTGAACTTCTTCATCCCACGGCTGATGCCCGGCAGTCCCGAGGAGGCACTGCGGGAGCGGCTGAGCAAGGGCGGCTCGGTCGTCACGGCGGACCAGTTGCGGACCGTCCTGGCCGAGTTCGGCTTCGAGCCGGACAAGAACATCGTGCTGCAGTACATCGAGTACCTGAAGGCGATGGTCACCGGGCACTGGGGCGTGTCGATCGGCAGCAGCCTCGGCGTCCCGGTGACCACGCTGATCAGCGACGCACTGCCGTGGACGCTGGGCCTGGTCGGGATCGCGACAGTCCTGGCGTTCGCCATCGGCACGCTGATCGGCACGGTCGCCGGCTGGCGGCGGGGCGGGCTGATCGACGGGATCCTGCCGCCGGTCTTCATCGTCACGTCGGCGCTGCCGTACTTCTGGGTCGCGCTGCTGTTCATCTCGCTGTTCGCGATCGGCGACCATCCGATCCTGCCGAACGACTTCAACTACGACCAAGGACTGACGCCGGGCTTCAACGGCGAGTTCATCCTCAGTGTCCTCAAGCACGGCATCCTGCCGGCCGGGACGATCCTGATCACCGCGGTCGGCGGCTGGATCCTGACCATGCGCAACAACATGGTCACCACGCTGGCCGAGGACTACGTCCGGATGGCGCGGGCCAAGGGCATCCCGGGCCGCCGGATCATGTTCGGGTACGCCGGCCGGAACGCGTTCCTGCCCAACCTGTCCGGATTCGCGATGTCGCTCGGCTTCGTCATCTCCGGCACGATCCTGGTGGAGTACGTGTTCAACTACCCCGGCCTCGGCTACATGTTCTACAACGCCACCGTGAGCACCGACTATCCGTTGCTGCAGGCACTCTTCCTGCTGGTCACGCTGGCGGTGCTGATCTGTGTCCTGCTCTGCGACTTCGCGGTGTTCCTCCTCGACCCACGAGCCCGGACGAAGGGATAG
- a CDS encoding ROK family transcriptional regulator, whose protein sequence is MTVVAPGASAARPQLIREINEKVLLDHIRRSGPISRTELAGLAGLSKPTVSAALSSLERSGLVHVTGQRTGVPGPAARLYEVRPEAGYVLGLDVGREYLRGAISDLAGNVRARLSVRTKAGDAMARIQELADLAATLATDSGIDVTQLTQTVLGSPGVYDPRLDALTLTGRLSGWDSPATLTALRDRFGSSLMIENDIDAAAIAERVHGHGRNVDSFAFVSVGTGIGMGLVLDGKLRHGSHGVAGEIGYLPFTEGSGSDPRDARKRGGFDASASAAAVVRAARRAGIRGASTAEKVFAAAARGDAVAIAVVTEEALLVAKAVCTVITVVDPDLVVLGGGIGQAPGFLEAVSQQLHRLAPVMPDVKASVLGRESVVAGCLAAGLDRSWQTLVGRVGGQG, encoded by the coding sequence GTGACGGTTGTTGCGCCAGGCGCATCCGCGGCACGTCCGCAGTTGATCCGCGAGATCAACGAAAAGGTGTTGCTCGATCACATCCGGCGATCCGGACCGATCTCACGGACGGAGCTCGCCGGTCTGGCCGGATTGTCGAAGCCGACCGTGTCCGCGGCCCTGAGCTCGCTGGAGCGGTCCGGTCTGGTGCACGTGACCGGTCAGCGCACCGGGGTACCCGGACCGGCGGCCAGGCTGTACGAGGTGCGGCCGGAGGCGGGGTACGTGCTCGGGCTCGACGTCGGGCGGGAGTACCTGCGTGGAGCCATCTCGGATCTCGCGGGGAACGTCCGCGCGCGGTTGAGCGTGCGGACCAAGGCGGGCGACGCGATGGCGCGCATCCAGGAGCTGGCGGACCTGGCCGCGACCCTGGCGACGGACTCGGGGATCGACGTCACGCAACTGACCCAGACCGTGCTCGGCAGTCCCGGTGTCTACGACCCGCGGCTCGATGCGTTGACGCTCACCGGGCGCCTGTCCGGGTGGGACTCACCGGCGACGCTGACGGCATTGCGGGACCGGTTCGGCTCGTCGCTGATGATCGAGAACGACATCGACGCGGCCGCGATCGCCGAGCGGGTGCACGGACACGGCCGGAACGTCGACAGTTTCGCTTTCGTGTCGGTCGGCACGGGGATCGGGATGGGCCTGGTCCTCGACGGGAAGCTCCGGCACGGATCGCACGGTGTGGCGGGGGAGATCGGGTACCTGCCGTTCACCGAGGGCAGCGGTAGCGATCCGCGGGATGCCCGTAAACGTGGGGGGTTCGATGCGTCGGCGTCGGCGGCGGCCGTCGTCCGCGCGGCGCGGCGGGCCGGCATCCGGGGCGCGTCGACCGCCGAGAAGGTGTTCGCGGCTGCCGCCCGCGGTGACGCTGTCGCGATCGCGGTTGTGACCGAGGAAGCACTGCTTGTGGCCAAGGCGGTGTGCACGGTGATCACCGTGGTGGATCCCGATCTGGTCGTACTGGGCGGCGGTATCGGACAGGCTCCTGGCTTCCTCGAGGCGGTGTCCCAGCAGCTCCACAGGCTCGCTCCGGTGATGCCGGACGTGAAGGCGAGCGTTCTCGGCCGCGAATCCGTGGTGGCCGGTTGCCTGGCCGCAGGTCTGGACCGCTCGTGGCAGACTCTCGTCGGCCGGGTCGGTGGGCAGGGCTGA
- a CDS encoding DUF4386 domain-containing protein, whose product MTITAPAPSTTTGSTDPDRGHIRAAGIFYLVTFAASLPALFLIGPVLNDHNYILGAGQDTRVLWGCLLDFVNALAGIGSAVALFPVMKRYKESLALGFVTSRTLEAAVIMIGVVSLVAVVTLRQDLAGSADPNALAVVGRALVEVRDWTFLFGPGTMPAISAILLGTLMYRSRRVPRFIPAMGLVGAPCCSPRTS is encoded by the coding sequence ATGACCATCACCGCACCTGCCCCGAGCACCACCACCGGCTCCACCGATCCGGACCGCGGCCACATCCGCGCCGCCGGGATCTTCTACCTGGTGACCTTCGCCGCCTCGCTCCCCGCACTGTTCCTGATCGGGCCGGTCCTGAACGATCACAACTACATCCTCGGCGCCGGGCAGGACACCCGCGTGCTGTGGGGCTGTCTCCTCGACTTCGTCAACGCCCTGGCCGGCATCGGCAGCGCCGTCGCCTTGTTCCCGGTGATGAAGCGGTACAAGGAGTCGCTGGCTCTCGGCTTCGTCACCTCCCGGACGCTGGAGGCGGCCGTGATCATGATCGGTGTCGTCAGCCTCGTCGCCGTCGTGACACTGCGCCAGGATCTCGCCGGCTCCGCCGATCCCAACGCACTCGCCGTCGTCGGCCGCGCTCTCGTCGAGGTCCGCGACTGGACCTTCCTCTTCGGCCCCGGCACGATGCCCGCGATCAGCGCCATCCTGCTCGGCACCCTGATGTACCGCTCCCGCCGGGTACCGCGCTTCATCCCGGCCATGGGCCTCGTCGGCGCCCCCTGCTGCTCACCGCGAACATCCTGA
- a CDS encoding LuxR C-terminal-related transcriptional regulator, with protein sequence MTGPLVETKLYRPRSRPGLVHRPRLDDRLLRKDGTGLTLVSAPAGFGKTTLVSAWASDDAAWVSLEASDQDPITFWTYVLTALDRAAPGIGEGALAVLQSGPVSIETILAGVLNELSVLPGEVDLVLDDYHLADCLEISHGMTYLLDHLPPQLQLLISTRADPALPLARLRTRGQLVEVRAADLRFTIQETSSYFTGLGLDATAIATLEERTEGWIAALGLAALSLRGRSDTAGFINDFAGDDRYVVDYLVDEVLDRQPEQVRRFLLETSVVDRLTGPLCDAVTGQPGGTAMLESLERQNLFVVPLDDRRQWYRYHHLFADVLRARLLAERGDLAELHRRAAQWYDDAGDTVAAVHHAVAAGDVDHAADLVELAVPALRRQRQEATIRRWLDDIPDEVVRRRPVLAIGFVGAMMASNEFPGVEQRLDDIERQLAGPADDFVVVDREELARLPSGIATYRAALALIAGNPAGTIEHAAVAIRRAFPGDDLTVSAASALSALASWAGGDLESAHRGYSAAAAGLERAGHISDVLGCSVTLADLEITLGRLRHAQATLERALDVGHGVRGTSDMYVGLSRLACERNDLDAATDYLRRAEDLGVASDLPQNPYRWRLAMARIREAEGDLDGALALLDAAIKVYVGDFSPNVRPLTAVRARLLIARGELSAAQEWAGTVPEDESYLDEYEHVTLARLLMAQRADAVPLLDRLQAAAEAGGRTGSLIEILVLQAIAGRDPAALERALTLAEPEGYVRVFIAEGAPMLMMLQRHRPPSAYLRRLLDTTQRPARVTTPQALLDPLSDRELDVLRLLTSELDGPSIARELVVSLNTVRTHTKHIYTKLDVNNRRAAVRRAHQLGLLTR encoded by the coding sequence ATGACCGGACCGCTTGTCGAGACGAAGCTGTATCGTCCGCGCAGCAGGCCGGGTCTGGTGCACCGGCCGCGGCTCGACGATCGCCTGCTGCGCAAGGACGGCACGGGGCTCACACTGGTGTCCGCCCCGGCCGGCTTCGGCAAGACGACGCTGGTTTCGGCTTGGGCGTCCGACGACGCGGCCTGGGTCTCGTTGGAGGCGAGCGACCAGGACCCCATCACTTTCTGGACGTACGTTCTGACCGCGCTGGACCGCGCGGCACCTGGCATCGGCGAAGGTGCACTGGCTGTGCTGCAGTCCGGTCCTGTGTCGATCGAGACGATCCTCGCCGGCGTGCTCAACGAACTCAGTGTTCTGCCCGGAGAGGTCGATCTCGTCCTCGACGACTATCACCTCGCCGACTGCCTGGAGATCAGCCATGGCATGACCTATCTGCTCGACCATCTCCCGCCCCAACTGCAGCTGCTGATCAGCACCCGGGCCGACCCCGCTCTCCCGCTGGCGCGCCTGCGTACCCGCGGCCAGCTCGTCGAAGTACGCGCCGCCGATCTTCGCTTCACGATCCAAGAGACGAGCAGCTACTTCACCGGCCTGGGGCTCGACGCCACAGCGATCGCGACGCTCGAGGAACGCACCGAAGGCTGGATCGCCGCTCTTGGACTGGCCGCGCTGTCGCTGCGCGGTCGAAGCGACACGGCCGGGTTCATCAACGACTTCGCGGGCGACGACCGGTACGTCGTCGACTACCTCGTCGACGAAGTCCTCGATCGTCAACCGGAGCAGGTACGCCGGTTCCTGCTCGAGACCAGCGTGGTCGATCGGTTGACCGGCCCGCTCTGCGACGCCGTGACCGGCCAGCCCGGTGGTACGGCGATGCTCGAATCGCTCGAGCGCCAGAACCTGTTCGTCGTACCGCTGGACGACCGTCGGCAGTGGTACCGCTACCACCACCTCTTCGCCGACGTACTGCGGGCGCGCCTGCTCGCCGAGCGCGGTGACCTCGCGGAGCTGCACCGGCGCGCCGCCCAGTGGTACGACGACGCGGGCGACACCGTCGCAGCCGTCCATCACGCGGTCGCAGCCGGAGACGTCGACCACGCCGCGGACCTGGTGGAACTGGCAGTTCCCGCTCTCCGGCGCCAACGGCAGGAGGCCACGATCCGGCGCTGGCTCGACGACATACCGGACGAGGTCGTACGGCGCCGGCCGGTGCTCGCGATCGGTTTCGTCGGGGCGATGATGGCGAGCAACGAATTCCCGGGGGTCGAGCAGCGGCTCGACGACATCGAACGTCAACTGGCCGGGCCCGCCGACGACTTCGTGGTCGTGGATCGCGAGGAGCTCGCCCGCCTGCCGAGCGGGATTGCGACGTATCGGGCCGCACTCGCTCTCATCGCCGGCAATCCGGCCGGCACGATCGAGCACGCCGCGGTCGCGATCCGGCGCGCCTTCCCCGGCGACGACCTCACCGTCTCCGCTGCGTCCGCGCTGTCAGCACTTGCCTCCTGGGCCGGTGGGGATCTCGAGTCCGCGCACCGCGGGTACTCCGCGGCCGCGGCCGGTCTGGAGCGAGCCGGGCACATCTCCGATGTCCTCGGCTGCTCGGTCACCTTGGCCGATCTCGAGATCACCCTGGGCCGGCTGCGGCACGCCCAGGCGACGCTGGAACGAGCACTCGATGTCGGCCACGGCGTGCGTGGAACCTCCGACATGTACGTCGGTCTGAGCCGCCTCGCCTGCGAGCGGAACGACCTCGACGCGGCCACCGACTACCTGCGCCGCGCCGAGGATCTGGGCGTGGCGTCCGACCTCCCGCAGAACCCGTACCGCTGGCGGCTCGCGATGGCCCGGATCCGCGAGGCCGAAGGCGATCTCGACGGCGCTCTCGCTCTGCTGGACGCGGCGATCAAGGTGTACGTCGGCGACTTCTCACCGAATGTGCGTCCACTGACCGCAGTACGGGCGCGGCTGCTGATCGCGCGCGGAGAACTGTCCGCGGCGCAGGAGTGGGCCGGCACCGTGCCCGAAGACGAGTCCTATCTCGACGAGTACGAGCACGTGACACTGGCCCGGCTCCTGATGGCTCAGCGCGCGGACGCCGTACCGCTCCTCGACAGGCTCCAGGCCGCTGCAGAGGCGGGCGGCCGGACCGGCAGCCTCATCGAGATCCTCGTGCTTCAGGCCATCGCCGGCCGCGATCCGGCTGCGCTGGAACGTGCGCTGACGCTGGCCGAACCCGAAGGATACGTGCGCGTCTTCATCGCCGAAGGCGCGCCGATGCTCATGATGCTGCAGCGACATCGGCCGCCGTCGGCGTACCTGCGAAGACTCCTCGACACGACCCAGCGGCCGGCGCGCGTCACCACTCCGCAGGCCCTTCTGGATCCGCTCAGTGATCGCGAGCTCGACGTACTCCGGTTGCTCACGAGCGAACTCGACGGTCCTTCCATCGCACGGGAACTCGTGGTGTCGCTCAACACCGTGCGTACACACACGAAACACATCTACACCAAGCTCGACGTCAACAACCGGCGCGCGGCGGTCCGGCGAGCCCACCAGCTCGGTCTCCTGACCCGCTGA
- a CDS encoding ABC transporter substrate-binding protein, which yields MRGITRIAVAAIAVGALTAGCGGGDKPIGSGASSGNPSSSTSSGGSTGQYKKGGTVTIANVGGQTWPCQFNPFNPSVNGVAGGFVYEPLTFVNVLKAGATTPMLATDFAWSPKKDSIVFTIRDGVKWSDGQPFSADDVVYTFNLMKQQPALDIYALWTGAGLTSVTAAGNKVTLKFKGAAEPYFFNFANQVNIVPKHIWSTGEAASKPATWADPKPVGTGPYTVESCTSNNISYAANGSYWQPGKPYIQKVQYPAYLDNNPANLDLASGKAQWGGQYIPNIDNFYKSKSPENNYWFPPTANVALVPNNDPSRPATSKLAVRQALAYALDREQISKIGESGYQPAANQTGVVTPTFDKYFDKDALAAAGYDKPNLDKAKQLLQSAGYSESSPLKLDVITVTGYTDWDASLAVIKQQLAKVGVELSIQDLQQQSYNQKLYTGAYDLAYSSLSGGPTPYYELRQLLYSKNTAPIGKQANSNYSRYSNPEVDKLFDQYASADPDTQVKLVKQISSYMIKDVPLIPTTESVDWYQYNTKDIEGWPTQDNPYAQPAPYNIPDAGQVLANLYSKAAQK from the coding sequence ATGAGGGGCATCACACGCATCGCGGTCGCCGCGATAGCGGTCGGCGCGCTGACCGCGGGATGCGGCGGCGGCGACAAGCCGATCGGAAGCGGGGCATCGTCCGGCAACCCGTCGTCCTCGACGAGCAGCGGCGGCAGCACCGGGCAGTACAAGAAGGGCGGCACGGTCACCATCGCCAACGTCGGCGGACAGACCTGGCCGTGTCAGTTCAACCCGTTCAACCCCTCCGTCAACGGGGTCGCGGGCGGGTTCGTCTACGAGCCGCTGACGTTCGTCAACGTGCTGAAGGCCGGCGCCACCACGCCGATGCTGGCGACCGACTTCGCCTGGTCGCCGAAGAAGGACTCGATCGTCTTCACCATCCGCGACGGCGTGAAGTGGAGCGACGGGCAGCCGTTCAGCGCCGACGATGTGGTCTACACGTTCAACCTGATGAAGCAGCAGCCTGCACTCGACATCTACGCGCTGTGGACCGGTGCCGGGCTGACCAGTGTCACCGCGGCCGGCAACAAGGTCACGCTGAAGTTCAAGGGCGCGGCCGAGCCGTACTTCTTCAACTTCGCCAACCAGGTCAACATCGTGCCGAAGCACATCTGGTCGACCGGCGAGGCGGCCTCCAAGCCGGCCACCTGGGCGGACCCGAAGCCGGTCGGCACCGGGCCGTACACGGTCGAGTCCTGCACCAGCAACAACATCTCCTACGCCGCCAACGGCAGCTACTGGCAGCCGGGAAAGCCGTACATCCAGAAGGTCCAGTACCCGGCGTACCTGGACAACAACCCGGCCAACCTCGACCTCGCCAGCGGCAAGGCGCAGTGGGGCGGTCAGTACATCCCGAACATCGACAACTTCTACAAGTCGAAGTCGCCGGAGAACAACTACTGGTTCCCGCCGACGGCGAACGTGGCCCTGGTGCCGAACAACGACCCGTCCCGCCCGGCGACCAGCAAGCTGGCGGTCCGGCAGGCGCTCGCGTACGCGCTCGACCGGGAGCAGATCTCGAAGATCGGTGAGAGCGGCTACCAGCCGGCCGCGAACCAGACCGGCGTCGTCACCCCGACCTTCGACAAGTACTTCGACAAGGACGCGCTGGCCGCGGCCGGGTACGACAAGCCGAACCTGGACAAGGCGAAGCAGCTCCTGCAGAGCGCCGGGTACTCGGAGTCGAGCCCGCTCAAGCTGGACGTCATCACGGTCACCGGCTACACCGACTGGGACGCGTCGCTCGCGGTCATCAAGCAGCAGCTCGCCAAGGTCGGCGTCGAGCTGAGCATCCAGGACCTGCAGCAGCAGTCGTACAACCAGAAGCTCTACACCGGTGCCTACGACCTCGCCTACTCCAGCCTGTCGGGCGGCCCCACGCCGTACTACGAGCTGCGGCAGCTGCTGTACTCGAAGAACACCGCGCCGATCGGCAAGCAGGCCAACAGCAACTACTCGCGGTACAGCAACCCCGAGGTGGACAAGCTGTTCGACCAGTACGCCAGCGCGGATCCCGACACCCAGGTCAAGCTGGTCAAGCAGATCTCGTCCTACATGATCAAGGACGTGCCGCTGATCCCGACGACCGAGTCGGTCGACTGGTACCAGTACAACACCAAGGACATCGAGGGCTGGCCGACGCAGGACAACCCCTACGCCCAGCCGGCGCCGTACAACATCCCCGACGCCGGACAGGTGCTGGCCAACCTGTACTCGAAGGCGGCCCAGAAGTAA
- a CDS encoding nuclear transport factor 2 family protein, with product MGIYHRIVARQVRNAFAQISAGNWEAMVAGMAPSFTYRFYGDHALGGERHTHDALRSWWERCFRLLPNTRFEVQDVLVNGWPWNTRVATAVTVHVGVVDGSAYENVVHQFLRIRWGKITEVRTLEDTAVLEKTLDRLAAAGYAEAHAAPITG from the coding sequence ATGGGCATTTACCACCGGATCGTGGCTCGGCAGGTGCGGAACGCGTTCGCGCAGATCAGCGCGGGCAACTGGGAGGCGATGGTGGCGGGGATGGCGCCCTCGTTCACCTACCGGTTCTACGGGGACCACGCGCTGGGCGGCGAGCGCCATACTCACGACGCGCTGCGGAGCTGGTGGGAGCGGTGCTTCCGGCTGCTGCCGAACACCCGCTTCGAGGTGCAGGACGTGCTGGTGAACGGCTGGCCGTGGAACACCAGGGTCGCCACGGCCGTCACCGTCCACGTGGGCGTCGTGGACGGTTCGGCGTACGAGAACGTGGTGCATCAGTTCTTGCGGATCCGGTGGGGCAAGATCACCGAGGTGCGGACGCTCGAGGACACCGCCGTACTGGAGAAGACGCTCGACCGGTTGGCCGCGGCCGGGTACGCCGAGGCGCACGCGGCACCGATCACCGGCTGA
- a CDS encoding VOC family protein: protein MIAMYPSLVLDCPDAARLAQFYGEVLGWKVETRDGWADIRPEDGSACISFQQVADFKAPSWPSQDVPQQMHLDVMVRDLDEAEPEVLALGATKPEHQPGTSFRVFLDPAGHPFCLCVD, encoded by the coding sequence ATGATCGCTATGTATCCGAGTCTTGTGCTGGATTGCCCGGACGCCGCGCGGCTGGCCCAGTTCTACGGCGAGGTGCTCGGCTGGAAGGTGGAGACCCGCGACGGCTGGGCCGACATCAGGCCGGAGGACGGGAGCGCCTGCATCTCGTTCCAGCAGGTGGCGGACTTCAAGGCGCCGTCCTGGCCGAGTCAGGACGTGCCGCAGCAGATGCACCTCGACGTCATGGTCCGGGATCTCGACGAGGCCGAGCCCGAGGTGCTGGCGCTGGGCGCGACGAAGCCCGAACACCAGCCCGGTACGTCGTTCCGCGTCTTCCTGGACCCTGCGGGCCACCCGTTCTGCCTCTGCGTCGACTGA
- a CDS encoding winged helix-turn-helix transcriptional regulator, translated as MRNTSFASMHCSLAQSLELIGDWWTPLVLRDLYLGLNRFDQFVTDLGISRNLLTDRLTTLVDGGLVRRTPYQQNPVRYSYELTEAGKELVPILMALTAWGDRWATPPAGQPIRFTHTTCGRQTTPTVCCSECGETLAMDTVAPSPGPGGRTAPGTALIASVLGLEPKA; from the coding sequence ATGCGGAACACCAGCTTCGCCTCGATGCACTGCTCGCTCGCCCAGTCCCTGGAGCTGATCGGGGACTGGTGGACACCTCTGGTACTGCGTGACCTGTACCTGGGCCTGAACCGTTTCGACCAGTTCGTCACGGACCTCGGAATCTCCCGCAACCTGCTGACCGATCGGCTGACCACCCTCGTCGACGGCGGCCTGGTACGACGGACGCCGTACCAGCAGAACCCGGTCCGCTACAGCTACGAGCTGACCGAGGCCGGGAAGGAGCTGGTGCCGATCCTGATGGCCCTGACCGCGTGGGGTGATCGCTGGGCGACTCCCCCGGCCGGCCAGCCGATCCGGTTCACCCACACCACGTGCGGCCGGCAGACGACCCCGACGGTCTGCTGCTCGGAGTGCGGCGAAACGTTGGCGATGGACACTGTCGCACCGTCCCCTGGTCCGGGAGGCCGGACCGCTCCCGGTACGGCGCTGATCGCGAGCGTCCTAGGACTCGAGCCGAAGGCGTAG
- a CDS encoding ROK family protein: MISTPVVLGLDFGGTKIALAVGDLSGRRLGTRTIDSRAESGGAAEAMARGLAAAHELLAEVAPGQELAGVGAATLGIPYDDRVELAPTFPGWDSLPFGRLVRGGFPGVPVRLATDVKAAAAAELRWGALAGCDPGLYVNLGTGLAIAIVAGGTVITGAHGASGEIGYNLRTAGDVYVDADERTILEHVVSGQALETTGSARLGRPVTAADVFTLARTQPDAAVLTDEFVRELAMHLANLAIAVDPVRIVVGGGLVRSWDQIEAGLRRALDAAVPFPPELSVARFPSDAPLIGALALGVEAAGVVLGAEAFA; the protein is encoded by the coding sequence GTGATTTCTACGCCGGTCGTCCTCGGACTCGACTTCGGCGGGACGAAGATCGCCCTGGCGGTCGGAGACCTGTCCGGCCGTCGGCTGGGGACGCGGACCATCGACAGCCGCGCCGAGTCCGGTGGCGCTGCCGAGGCGATGGCGCGCGGCCTGGCCGCGGCCCACGAGCTGCTCGCCGAGGTCGCTCCTGGTCAGGAGCTGGCCGGCGTCGGCGCGGCCACGCTCGGCATCCCGTACGACGACCGCGTCGAGCTGGCGCCCACCTTTCCGGGCTGGGACAGCCTCCCGTTCGGGCGGCTGGTGCGGGGCGGGTTCCCCGGCGTGCCGGTGCGGCTGGCCACCGATGTGAAGGCGGCCGCGGCAGCCGAGCTCCGCTGGGGGGCGCTCGCCGGCTGCGACCCGGGGCTGTATGTCAATCTCGGCACCGGTCTGGCGATCGCGATCGTTGCCGGCGGCACCGTCATCACCGGCGCGCACGGCGCGTCCGGTGAGATCGGCTACAACCTGCGCACGGCCGGCGACGTGTACGTCGACGCGGACGAGCGCACGATCCTGGAACACGTCGTCAGCGGTCAGGCGCTCGAGACCACCGGGTCCGCCCGGCTCGGGCGACCGGTCACGGCCGCCGACGTCTTCACGCTGGCGCGGACCCAGCCGGACGCTGCCGTCCTCACCGACGAGTTCGTCCGGGAGCTGGCGATGCACCTCGCCAACCTCGCCATCGCCGTCGATCCGGTCCGGATCGTCGTCGGCGGCGGACTGGTTCGTTCCTGGGACCAGATCGAAGCCGGTCTGCGTCGCGCCCTCGACGCAGCCGTCCCGTTCCCACCGGAGTTGTCGGTGGCCCGTTTTCCTTCGGACGCACCGCTGATCGGGGCGCTCGCCCTTGGCGTCGAGGCAGCAGGAGTCGTCCTCGGCGCGGAAGCATTCGCATGA